AATTCTGTGCATTTTTGTTGGATTATTGGTGAAATTGTTGTGTTGGACTTCACAATAATTTAATTGTGCTGTCTTAGTTTTTTGACAAAGAGTGTAAACTTGAGTAGTAAGAATTTTATTTGGTCAATAAGAGGAGAGAACCATAGGGGTTGTCCACCAAGTTTCAAATAGATGTCATATAAGTTTGGATTATAGTAACTTGTGCTGtaaaattaaactaataaaaGTTCTGGGTTTAGCGGGGAGAATACCAGAGACATGGTTAGTTAAGGGATGCATTTGGTATATATTTTGTCCTACAGTATCTTGATTGATCATGTTGAAAAAGGTCGTCAGGCTTCATCTTGCGCTTTAAAGATCCCTACTACTTCAACGTCTATGTTGGTATGCATATATTCTCTTAGCTTTATTGATTTTAATAAGAAAAGTTGTGGAACAAGGTGTTTCCCCCATTATAACTAAAGATGAGTTTTAGGACGTACAAAATTTGAAGTTTTCTCAGAATGTCAAGTTTTTCGTGTTTAATCTTACCTTTTCATTATAATATCGAGTTTCATTTTATCTTATTAGTTTACCTTCTGGTAAACTTGAAAATACTTCTCCTTTTTTGCATTCACGTGTTCTTGATTTGCACGACAGAAGATCATGTGTAGCAAGTGAATGCTCATTGCGCTTTGTTCTAAGGTATTGCGGTTACTTTTACTTGAGACATACATTTCCACTTGTTTTTCCATCTATTTTTCTTGTTACGGCGTGTTTTATGTTAACATTATatagataataaaaaaataacttCACTGTGATATCATCAATTGATTCAATTCCCTTGCTGGGAATAAGACATCTTAAGTCTTATGTTGGTCAATTACAAATTAGTTCCTGGGTAGCTTTTAAAGGTTGTTATTCTCCAGAAGATGCATAAGGTAATTCAACTTTGCATAGCCATAGTTTATAAGCTGGATGCTATTTTCTCCATGTTGCTTCAGGTTGTCTATTCAACTGCTGGTAGTTGTCATACCTGTGCTGCTCATCTCTGTTATGCTTGTATTTTGTGGTAACAGAATTTTATTgttcttgctttttttttttgcattagaCAAATAATATTTAATGGTTATAAAAGACAATTAACATCTCTGTTATACTTAATGTTTAATAAACATTACCTAACTATTCTCTGgaaattttgttttatttattcaGGAATGCTTCGTTACCCCAATCCTTATGCTTCCATGGTTCGACCCGCATTTCCTCGTCCACCAGGAACGATGGGTATGCTTCCATTGTTGTCACGTCCTCCTATGCCAGGAATTCGTGGAGTTCCTCCAATCGTCCAGCCAGTTGTGCCTATTGTTGCTCCGACTGAAAAACCACAAACCACAGTTTATGTTGGAAAGATAGCTTCAACTGTACAAAATGACTTCATGCTGCCTCTTCTGCGAGTATGGTGCTTCTTTCATCTATTGACTGCTGCATTTATTGTATGTTTTATCTTATAATATCTCAATCTAAGCATCTCCCTACTAGTTCCATGTTGGAAATGTTTATTTCTAAACCGCTTCTTGATTCTCAACattaaaatttttttttctctgtgaAGCTTTGTGGACCTGTCAAGAGTTGGAAGCGTGCTCCAGAATCAAGTGATGGAACCCCAAGAAGCTTTGGGTTCTGTGAGTTTGAGTCAGCAGAGGGGGTTCTTCGAGCCCTACGCCTACTAACCAAAATCAACGTTGACGGACAAGAGTTGGTGGTAAGAGTTTGATTCATAATTACTTTTCTCCGTGGCTAATGCCATCTTTCCCGTGTGCGTTCACATTTCCTGGTCTCGCATCCTTCCATTTTGTCCCAATTGGAAATTTCTACGTACGTTACTGTATCTGTTTGTGTCATTCGTTACAGACACATGTCGGTGATATGCCTTAGATTCTGTTTAACACCATCTACAGAaagtcaaatttagttttcactTTCATCCTTGCGTGTCTAATCAAATAAAGGTTTTGTTCATGCATCTTTTTACATAATTTTTAGGAAAATGTGGGAAAGTTCAATTTAGATTGCATTGTTATATGCTTTGCGATCCTTGTTAGCCAGAGTGATTTTTACTCTTGTGGGTTTATCATTTATTTATATTTACACAGCTATATGTTACTCAAAAAACAAGAGAATACTTGGAGCGCTACGTTGAAAACAAAACTGAGAGGGAGAAATTGAAGGAAACTGAAACTGATGGtactgaaaaagaagaagagactgCTCCTGGAGTTGAGAAGAAAGAACCTTTAGAACCCTCTTTGGAGGACCCAAAGAAGGATGTTAATGATTCAGCTGATAATGCCCCTGCATCAGAGAAACATGATACTACTCAGAACTTCGGGGTTGTTACTGATGAAGACCGAGAAGCTGATCAGGATGTTATGGATAGGCTTAAAAATATGATCGAAGAAAGGTTAAAGGCCAAACCTCTCCCCCCGTTAACTCCTATCCAACCGGAAAGAAGGCAACAAATTAGCCAGGAATAAACAAATAAGGTACGGTAATTAAATATAATTAGGAATAAAGAACTTCAAACGGGAAGTTAATAATTTTGCCTAATTTCTTAGTCAAAGCCTTGCATTCAATTCCAGGTGTAATCTTTATAAATTTACAGCAACAAAAGCTCTATTAGCTAAACTTGCATGGAGTTTATAATCAAACACTCAGTTGGTGAGAGCTAGTAAGTTTCAATATTTTGATAATACTTCTCCGGTAATCTAAGAAATAGATCACACGGTTTTGAATCTTTTTGCACAAAACTAATAATACGATCATCCattataaaaacaaaatgaaCCTGATGACCGTATATAAAACAAAGATTTTAGCATGCAATGCGctcaatttttttatattttttttaaaaaaaaagaaccgCAGTTTCAGATAGGTGCCCATGACAATGAGATGTGTAAATACACAGTGAAATCTAATGGACATGAAAggaatttggtttcattcttcaTCTAGATGTTATGCCTCGACCGTGGATTGAAACATGTGCGAGATTTCCATTATCTGATTGCCAACAGTAAGTATACAACTATTGTTATTCGTTTCAGCAAACAAATTACCTTAAAGATTTAGACCATTAATGTGGTATACCCAGAGAACTTGATTCCAAAGATGGTCATTTTTTCACCTTATGGGCAGTCTATTTTTAGCCGATTCTTTACCACTTTTCATCATAATGGTAAACAAAAATAgactgcttcatgtaaattttcaTCCACGAACTTTTTGTCCTTTTCTGAAGTGATAAGCAATGATGTATTGGTCAACTTTAAGAGCTCTTAGTAGATAATCTAACGGAAAAAAAATTGTTCTCTGTGTGGGTTTGGTGTCATGATCTACTTAAGTGGATGCCTATTATGCTGGTCTTCTGAGTTCAATGAAAGTTGTAAGCAAACAAAAACTATATTTTTTCAAATGATCTGGTAAGAAAAACTCTTTAATACTAaaattccaattgcatcacaattttgacatcaatactatagtgatatgtatcactccccttagtcaatacttccatctcaccaataaaaaccactcccctttacataatgatccgtaaattaTATGTATGTAATGTGAACTATCAAATAATTcttcccttttttgtcaatattaattggtaaaggtacgaaagctacgggatcataatgaaattctcaaagagataattcatgactaaaagagaatatatcaactttgtttcgatgatttcacatagtcgaaacttagtgtattcatcaaggagattatagagatacaagataactcctacaatattccacagccgcactccccacaaagattcgtaaattaagcacaagttcaattaagaactctcccccataatatgtcattgcCGAaaaaacaacatgagcgaccttatttttttacaagaaaagaaggagttcttgggacattaacaaattatatTGGGGGAGAAAAATACCGCACAAGCATTAATAGCGCGAAGGAATCCATTTGGTAACAAGCGAAAATGACGCTTTCAACACATCCCTGATGACGAATGAGATGACCTCACCAGATTACACCAAAAGCGTGAAGATCAACGCAGCAGTTAAAATGTCAAGGCAGCAATTATATAAGGAGGGAGAAGTTGACACCCTCCCAGATCCGAAAAGGATGGCTTTATTAGATGTGCTCCActacgtaacctccctataaaagGGACGAAAAGCCATTGTAACGAGGGAGATCTTTTGAGAGATGAGTTtagaatttaggagagagaaagttattttgttctccaagttaggaTTTTCATATTATTTCTCATACTTGTTCTATCTcttaatgaaatgaaatgaaatagtGTTTTCTACATGATGTCTTAGATTAACTTCTATACTTTGTTGGGTgtatgttgtaggatttcctgcaattacatacatgaaacatgaaatttgtatccagaaaacttgaataaactaatcacaagaaaaccttatagattaatttaatcgaaaatgctcacataaaaaaaatttatggagccacacagtattttcacatagaaatggatcagggaaagatcaatactgcggaatattcaaaagttcattcaatattttatcaatatttgcataaaaacataatagacttaacttttgagcatatatgagataatcatagtttacTCACATATCTCATAAAAGGTTTTACAAcatatataaaatcaataaaaaataaatacagCATAATCATCTTGTGTTGTGTTGTAGTGTTGGAATAAATCCTTGCTTGCAGTTCTTAGTTACATTTTTCTTGCAACCATATCTTCATGAATCCAGACACTTGCATGCTTTGAGGAGGATTCGGGGATGTCGGTGGTCAGTTTCTGAATGCCAAGGCTGACGATAACCAACAGAGTGAAGCCTCCCCAAATAACAAAATTTATTCTCATAATTTGTCAGATAAAAACATCAACACTTCAACAGAAAAATCATCTTAAACTCCCTGCAGTACACATGGACAGATTCCAACATAATTATCCTTACAGTCCCtataatagtttttttttgttttttttttactatgaTTTTTCTGCACTTTGGTACTTTGTGCATCTTTTTTCTTTTCGTGGTCAGCCTTGATTTTTCTGGGTCATGGCAGACTGTAAGAGGCCCGGGAAACTGGCCCGTCAAAAATAATCTGTTAAGAGGCCCTAGATACTTGGTAATGGCAAATTCCACCTCTCCCAAGATCTTACACTTTaaggtgtatatcccttattctATGTTCCTgtcaccaaaaaaataaataaaaattgcttaTCTATAAACTCAAAATTGTCGTTCAAATCAACAAGATCTAAAAATCTGCTGGATCGAGTATTGCAGGATAGTACAAGTTCAGCAGTTATGAGTTTTTCCATTTCTCGATTAACCCAAAGCACTTGCTTCCCTGAGATGCCGCTGGTCAGTATTATTATCAGTTATCGCAGTGTCGCATCCTGGAAGCAGTTTCTCATCCGATAGGAAAACATCATTTAGTACTGCTGCAACTCAGTCTGCTGCAGATGCAGTGGATATGAAAAGAAATTATCTTCTCTTTGGGCTCTTAATCAAAGTGTACCATACAATATGATGAAGGAACCAAATGAGATGGCGGTCAAAGCTACAATAAGCGATTTCTTTAGTAAGTTACCTCCGTGGAACCCCGAAACTTCTAAAGAGACCGATACCATATATCATGATGCTGAGTTAGAGTTGTTGACATCTGAACAGTTGAAGGATCTTGGTGTATATTATAATCCAACACCGATACCAAGTAAGGAGGATTGGAGAGCTTCATGGTATCAAGAAGGAAAACCTAGTTGGTTGGGAGATATTTCTACTGTTGCGGATGATGGATTGTCGTACATAGCAACTA
This is a stretch of genomic DNA from Papaver somniferum cultivar HN1 chromosome 1, ASM357369v1, whole genome shotgun sequence. It encodes these proteins:
- the LOC113340231 gene encoding RNA-binding protein 25-like; the protein is MADSPSLLPPPPEIKQEIKTEIKSDSENQTDPLPPPSLFSSSSLTHVSESPNTNPSAVTLQPPQSLPPPPLIQSYQTNAGTMPPPGLQYRPIPQFSSIPNHNMQNPNFQIPNIQNPNVLPPGVNPGGAGAVSISVSPLRLPGMHQGPPNQQMPNGYSTMPPGSIPPPGMLRYPNPYASMVRPAFPRPPGTMGMLPLLSRPPMPGIRGVPPIVQPVVPIVAPTEKPQTTVYVGKIASTVQNDFMLPLLRLCGPVKSWKRAPESSDGTPRSFGFCEFESAEGVLRALRLLTKINVDGQELVLYVTQKTREYLERYVENKTEREKLKETETDGTEKEEETAPGVEKKEPLEPSLEDPKKDVNDSADNAPASEKHDTTQNFGVVTDEDREADQDVMDRLKNMIEERLKAKPLPPLTPIQPERRQQISQE